The window TGAATGTGCTTGATtgggtgtttggtgttcctcttCCTCCATATGACACCACCCCACGAAAAAACAAGAATCAAACCATGGAGATGGAGTGAATTGAAGAACATGTTTGGGTTAAGGTTAATGACACTATTTCACATTTTTGTATTTGCTCTAGTTGTGTTCAATAGAATATAAActtcaattatttttttaatgttaccATTATAACATGTTATAGAAAGTTTAAAAGGTTTTATGATTATGTGGTTGTTTGATAAAACTAAACCATTTGAGGTTGTTTGATATACCTTTTAATGAGTTGGATAAGAGGGTTATCAGATTCATACTGTTTGATATCATAAGTAGAAGCCTAAAATTCAGTCATATAGTTTCTGATATGCCTCTTACTAGGTGATAACAGGTTGAGTCTGATTCGGTTGGTAGCTATCAAACTTGTTATTTGGTCTGATAAAAGGTTGAGTATGACTTTACTCGATCAGATCACTCAAGTAACAACTATCAAACAACTCTTTGCACTTGGTTCTTGAGTTTTTTTAGTGAAAGAAATGAGaggaaattgaagaaaatatgtgTTGTTGAGTTTTTTTGAAAAGATATGAAAGGAAGGAAATGCGCGGATAAGGGTGTTATGGAAGTCTTTCTTTTTAAAGAATATGATGAAAGGAAGGAAATGTGAGGATAAGGTTGCTAtggagtgttttttttttcttttttttaaataatatgaaTGGGAAGGGATACAAAGGAAATGTATTATGGAGTTTCATTTAAGGGAAAGAAAAGTAAATGAAagaattgagagagaaagaaaattgttgtttgacaaaattgcaaaaatggtctctatggtatgcatttttttggggtctTTGTCTaaacctcgacttttttggattggtggtcattTTGAGGTGGTTTCGTTACGTTTTTGGTCCCTCGGTAAATTGAAATGACTGTAATGTCCTtctgatattttttttaaatttaatttaaatgaaaaagaaaataaataatttacttggatccatatctctctctctctctctctctctcataaaaaCCCTTTCTTTTTTCATTCCTTCACAATGAATCTTTAATGGCTTTTTCCCCTTCACAATGAATCTTTATGGCTTCTTCCCCAGAACACTGTATAGATTCGAAGCTGAAGGATTTCCCCAAGTTGTCGATCTCTTATGGGTCATTAGCAGAGGGCAGGAGGTGAGCAAGGGAAGGGAGACAAGTACCTGCATTTTATACTAAGGTCCTCCAGTAAACAAATGTGTTTTTTCGACATATAAACTTCTATTTTAGATTAATAAGGATTGATTGATCAAGATGGAAGAAATTAGATTGGTAACCAAATGTGTTTTCCAGCATATGAAATCTCCTCCTCCATCCACTAGAATAGATCTACAGTGATAGAGGTGGAATTACGAACCCTCCGATCTGAAAATCTTTCAATCAAAACCCTAGTCATTTCAGTTTGGTCTATTCACCAAGCCAAattctcatcatcatcatcatcatcaaaacatGGCATctcaaaaaataaaaagaaaaaaaaattgaaaaacgagATCGATTTTGATGAAATTAAGATGATTCTAAGATCAACCCAAAAGTTTATGCTACAAAAAGAGCATGATTGTGATCCCCTTTGTAAGTAACAATCAACATGCTTGGATCATCAAATGCTCTCTCGATATGTTTTCAAGTTGGGCATCCTCTCATACTACTACACTTGTAGTATCCTCTATGGATTTTAGGgaagaaataaaagaaattagAGATGAATTAATGGCGTATTCCAATTCAAACTTTTTGATGGGTAATGAATTTTAAGCGTGAAAATGGTGAATTAAGAGAGTAATTTTATCTAGGATGTAGAGATCTTTTAATGGGTTTTTGGCCGTACCTAGGGATGAGCAAAATgaccgaaccggccggaaccggaccGGAtccgggaaccggcttcggccaaaatcaagaaccaaatcggccggcggttctaccggttcccagTTCCTACCGGTTATTGTCGTGTcatcaaatgttggaaccggtccttgaaaaatagcatcatacggttccggttcaaaaaatccacaaaaataacgtcccggtctCGGCCCGACcagttccatcgggttccggttccggccggttccccggtccatatgctcatccctagccGTACCCTCTTCATCCTCAGTTTTTTTAATCATATAACGAAATGAGATTAAATTTGATGTCAATAGTAAGGAGATGAACGAGGGCGATTTGGGGATGAAAATCGATCTGGTGAGCTCGATTCccaattggggggggggggggggggggggggggggggggaggagagagagagagagagagaatgtgggtccaatttaattattttttttcatttaaattaaatagaaaaaacataaaaaaacatcaaaagaGCATTAAAGTCATTTCAATTTACCAAAGGACCAAAACGCAATGATTCTACCTGAAAATGACCATAAATCCAAAAAAATCAAGGTttagactaaaaccccaaaataaAGCATACcacaggaccatttttgcaattttgtcttgttATTTTTCATCAAATCTTTCCTCCCACTTTTGGGTGATTGGTAGGGAAATAGGAGGAAGAAAAAAGAAGGAAAGAAGGGAAAGGGAGAGAAATGAAACTTCTATTTCATTCTCTTTCTTTCCCCTCATTTTCTTTCCTTATAAAACTAAGAAGGAAGCTTTGAATGTTTCACATAAGATAGAATTTCTTAAAAACCGTTCAGGGGAGTTCGTTCAAATTTCGAACATGTTGAATGCTAATCGATGCTATTGACAAGATGTAGCAACTTGAATGAATACAAACATATGATAATTAAAAATGATTATACATACTCAAGTGCTAacacaaaataaaattcaaacaacAGTTTCATTCAAAAGCTTTTTGACAAGTATTAAACCCAATAAAAACATAGAATAATAtcaatttaataaatatattatctaaATTTTATTAGACAAGTTTTAAaataggaatatatatatatatatatatatatatatatatatatatatatatatatatatatatatatatatatatatatatatatatatatatatatatatatatatatatatatatatatatgtgtggtaGGCAGTTTCAAGTCAACTATACATAACTTAGGTTGATGATATGTACATCCACCATTTATAGAATGCATACCCATAAACCATTGCGTAAATCATTGTTCTTATAGGGTAGAACCTAAACCtgccaaaacaaaacaaaacaaaaaaaatacacaaatatAACAAAACGCATTAATATATAGATTCTAATCGGCTACATTGTTTTTATACAATTTTAATAAAACACATTAATATAAATGGTTAATTTAGTACCAATGTTATTTATATCATATTTATCTAATCATAAATCATACACCACAAGTAAAAttatgaatttgaaaaaaaaaaatccatgaaAAGTGCGACAAAAGGAATAGAAATGGACCTGGAGGGAGTTGGAGGTGAGTGAGGGGGATGAAGAGGAGGCAAGTGAGGAACAGACAATGGAGAATTCCATTGAGAAACAGGACGATCGAAAAACTCCCAATCAGGAAGAACGACGCCTCCGATCGCTAACATTCCGAACAGATACGTCGCCatcaccttcttcaaggaatgcgtGTACAGTCCTATCACCGCCATGATTGCAGCTAAACATATCAGAGATCTTCGCAGAGTTGCATCATCCGCCATCAATAGATGTTTCTCAAGTTTTAGGGTTTACGCCAAGATTGTGATTGTCACATTGAGAATTGAGATGATGAGGCCATGGGGAAGGGAAGAGGGAGAGAATGTGAAGTAGTTGGCTGGTGCCATAAATGCATTCTTGTACTTCCATCATTTAATggaaaacattttttatttttatttaaaaagattttcaaaatataagttcaagaattataaatttatattaagggaattataagtttatattaaGGGTGTCAAATCAGACAATCATACCATGTTATTGTTTGACAATATACGATATGACATGACAAGATTTTAGATACTACGACACCGTATCATTTTCGTTAATACGAAAACGAGTAGATTAAAACAGGACACAAAATACCAAACCTAATGTTGTCATTTTTCATCTGGTTCCCATCCTAACAATCGGACATAATTTCTCTCGCTTTCTCTTATTATCCATTTCCTCATCCTCATCACAAAAAGACAAAACCTAATGGTCTCTCCTAACATGAGcaacaaatgtttttttttttctttttccataTCATCAACCTCTTTAGCCATtatgagattatatatatatatatatatatatatatatatatatatatatatatatatatatatatatatatatatatatatatatatatatactattatcTCAAATAGCTTTTGTCTCTAGCAAAATGATTTTCCTTGTAGCACTTATGACAAATGATGCTATTTTCTCCCCCATCTTATGCGGTgggaaaattttcagttttctcAACCTTCAGTGCTTCAGTTTGAGAGAAATTGGTAAGCATCAAAGGTTGTTGAGTTTGTGGTCGATATGGAGGATTTTGGGATATCCGGTAGGTTGAGTAATATGAATTGGAGGGTTGTTTTTGGGATTGTAGGATCTACTAAGTGGAAGGCGGGTGAATtgttgatttttaaatttttttttttttttttaaacttggtAGTAATGGCATCCTATTGAATTGTTGACTAACAATAACAATATAACTTTTTTAAAGGTTAACCTCAATAATGTTATTCTTTATTTAGTTCTTTTTGCATTGCCCCTATTTACTATTTGCTCAATTACATCCAcccttagggggtgtttggattagcttattagcttattgcttatttgtaatgggaataagcaataaacaataaGCATGGGGAGAGATGCTTAATAGCTTAATAAGCTGAattttatccaaacactcaaaaTTAACTCATTGtgagaataagcaataagcacctCTTATTTTCCTATCCAAACATCCCCTTAATAGAGAATGTACATTAAGCCAGAGGGTTTGGAGGTCAAATACCTTACGAGTGCAAGAAATTAAGACGTGATTGGAAACACTGTAGGCTTTTTCAacaagaataaagaagataaatcAAGTCTTTTGCACAAACAAAAAATCATTGTCCCACCTTTTTGAATAAGACGAAAAATTACAGCTTATTCCCAACATAAAACACTAAAAAAAACAAAGATTAATGTTCATCACTAAATACATGACTTAAATCATATAGAACATACATCAAGTTGATAGTTGATAGATACTACACAAGTTTTTCATAAACAACTATAAATCTCCCATGAAGAACTTGATGCACTTATTCATCTTCTCTTTCTGGTGGAAGACCACATGGCAACAACATTTTCtacaaaatgaagaaaaaaaaaaagaggaattACTTACTACCTTCTTTAACTTCTTCCTTATTagttattacaacattgtacttcgaAAAATCTACCCAACTATATAATATTTCTTCCATTTAACTCCTATCTTTTTTATAAACTTGATATATTATGATTATATGAAGAATAATAGCATACCTGCATAAAATTGTAGCGTTCTCTTCCAATTGATTCATTTTCTGCTATTGCAAAGTATCCAAGCATTGGATAATGCCCTACATATGATGCATAGCTGTCTCTTTGGATATTAACAGCCCATTCACTTcaaccaaaaaaacaaaaatacataAACAATTTAATGATTTTCAACAAAACTAATATCAACTCTAAGTGTTATTTTGTAAAAtagtgtcaaaaaaaaaaaaagcactcACAATCTGTTCATGTCTGCATGCCCTGTTCCCACATACTTAGCTTGCAGATGCTCAAGTTGGGAATTGATATTAAACCTGTCACTAGCCTACAAACCACTCATAAAAcaatgttattttgaaaaaatatattttaaacaaaTTATCAAAACAAATGAAATTGTATGTACCTGCATATTGCCTGTGTTGATATAAGTTCAGATGCTGCAATGTCATTTGTAACAGATTTGTAGGATTAGTATCaaatcaaataatcaaataaGTTGTTAACTTGTTATATAATACTGAATTTTGAGAAAGCTACAGTAGAGGTTCCATCGTTAGCAAAAGGACTACAACAATGTGCAAAACCACGTTCCACCATGGCAAAATCAATGAAGTTTGCATCAATCTATGATTTTGTGTTGTTAAACTAAGTCTGGGACATTTTCCTGTTCATACAAATTCATATCACATTGTGATTGAGAGTGTAAACAATTATAAAGTGGTGCATAGGAAGCAAGTCTGTTTTTTCAGCAAGTAATGTAATTTCAATAGAGCATAGCAAGTATGAAAAACGAATTTCAGCAAGCAATTGTAACGTGGTACATCCGTACATAGCAAGCAATCAATTTCCTGTTCTACATAGCAACTTAGCAAGCATCGATTTTCAGCAGAAATTCGATTTTCAACAACCAATGTCAATTACAATAGATTCCGTTTACTTAGCAAGCAATTACAATATCGATTGTAATGAACATCGATTTTCAGGAATCAATCGATTCTCACAGGAAATCGGTTCATGAAAGACGACAGCTCAATCGATGGTAAATACGCAATCGATTCTACATACCAGAGGGAGACTCACTTATAGGCGCAAGAGATGGAGAAGACGCAGCAGTCGTGCGATCGATATGGAGAATACGAACGTCGTCGGCAGCAAAAATTATAGAGAACGATATATGAAGGTTTGGTTTTTAGATAGGTTTTGTGAAAAGTAAAAGGGGCAATAATGGTAACCTTTCATTTTTGTTGAGGAAAAAGAATGTAATTCAAATAGTCAATCCAATTTTTGAATGAATTCATTTTCATtcattttggtaaaaaaaatatttcatttaaaattttaatttcatCACAAAAAATTGAACTAACTAATTTAATTTCATCTCAAAAAGTTGAATTAACTGTTAAAATATGGTGGAATTATATTCAAATTTTCTTCGATTAGCTAACCAAACACCCCTTAATAGTTACAGAAGTAAAAATATCTTtcgataattaaaaaaaaaataatttcttacggtaaattaaaaaaaaacttaagagCTTTTTCTATGGAAACGGTAAAAGATGCAGTTGATTTTTTCTATGCCTCAATGACCGTTTTGCCCCTTATTTGTTGACATAAATAAGTATGATTAAGGTTTGTTTTATCGTGTCGTTCGAAAACGTTCTTTAATGTCTTAAAGTGCAATCTTGCTCACTACTCACTAGTTTTTTTTACTTATCATTACAAGTAACGGCATCTGAATATGGTCAATCACTGTTAACAATTGTTGCAGTCGACCCTACAAAAAAGAAACGTGAAGATTTGGCAACATGACAACTTCTACCAAATTTTGGGCTGTCTAAAGCTCTATGTGATAAATGTGGTCTCTTCTTTAAGGAATATTAAAACATGACTTTGAAAACCCATATTTATATTATAAAGTGGTGAAATTTGGTTTGGATCAATGATCAAACAACTATGTTGAATCTAGGCATCATTGTTTTTACAATCAAAGTTTGGTTTGGGGAAGGGTGGTAAAGTTTGTTATTAAAGAAAAAATTTGTATTCAGACAACAGACGAAACACATTTAAGATGCTCCTCAATTATGTTATTGTCATGCAAGCTACATAATTGAATTAATAAGTGGAAGATTGTTAAAAATGAAATGATTCGAGGTCGTGAAAAATTAAAATCCAAAATAATTTTAACTTGCGGTGTTTGGATAATTCCATATGGTTCATCAAATTCATACATTTGTGTTGTCGCTCAGTTCATTGGGTAAATCTTTGACATTTATTGTGTCATGTTGAGTTCATATCGTTTTGTAATTCTAATTGGAAATCTAACTCTGATGTGGAAATCTGAAGACCATATTTTATTTACATATGGGGTGGCTTCTGTGATTTGGGGAAGTGTGCAACTAAAGTGCGATATTCAATTTCCCATCGTGTTTAACATCCAGGAATGACTCTTTTGGCTAGATGATGTTCGGGTAATGAGTGGAAATAatgttgtgtttgattcttgcaaAGTATGGAAAAACACATTTTTTTGATAATATTGTTCTAATCTCATTTTCTTGGTTTAAGCATAGATTTTCTAAAAATGTAATTTGGATTGAATGGTAAAAAAAACACCTCTATAACTTTCTTCTAACTCTTTGTTAACTCATTGTTAGAAGTGTATTTTTATAGAACTTTTGttgttcaaaaaaataaaaataaacgagtccaattcaaaattaaaattgtGGATACTAGGCAAATAATGAAGTGTCTATATCTTTTGATAGTGCACTCAACAAGACCATTGCAGTCGGACAAATAATTGTATGTTTTTTAAGAGGAAAAACAAATGCAGTCTACAAACCACGTCTGCAGAAGaagataagttttttttttttgttttttaacgtctACAGGCGTGAGACAAGTAATAGAGACACCATCTTTCTAAATTCAAATAGCTAATGGGTAATATCTTATCATTCATCAATAATCATACTCCTCAAGAACGCGATCTTGAGCGCACAAATTCTTCTAATCTGTCCCAAACATCAAGTGCAGCAGCTCTATCCTGATGCCTCTTGTTCTTGCTTATCTATAAAACATCATCATCTACTTTAATTACACATAAATAAGTAAATCAACAACTCAAATTTTATTTAAACCTAATCTCACCGATATAATTTTCACATTCCATTGCTTTACAATCTTTGCAGACTCAACACTATCATCCTCAAAACGCATGTAAAATCCAAGAACTACACCAAATCATGTTTATTCAATCAATCATATAGATCACAAATTCACATCAAAATGAAATGATAAGTTAGTTTACTTACTTTTGATGAAGATCTCAACATGATCTTTAAATGGCCAATCTTTAAACTGCCACTCTTTCCCTAACACGAAAACAGCCACTACTCGGCCCCATTCTTCAGCCTTCAATGCAGA of the Lactuca sativa cultivar Salinas chromosome 6, Lsat_Salinas_v11, whole genome shotgun sequence genome contains:
- the LOC111878291 gene encoding uncharacterized protein At4g14342 — its product is MQASDRFNINSQLEHLQAKYVGTGHADMNRFEWAVNIQRDSYASYVGHYPMLGYFAIAENESIGRERYNFMQKMLLPCGLPPEREDE
- the LOC111878273 gene encoding signal peptidase complex-like protein DTM1; the encoded protein is MADDATLRRSLICLAAIMAVIGLYTHSLKKVMATYLFGMLAIGGVVLPDWEFFDRPVSQWNSPLSVPHLPPLHPPHSPPTPSRFRFYPIRTMIYAMVYGYAFYKWWMYISST